The Rhopalosiphum maidis isolate BTI-1 chromosome 1, ASM367621v3, whole genome shotgun sequence genome has a segment encoding these proteins:
- the LOC113556889 gene encoding factor VIII intron 22 protein-like yields the protein MASFNNSEEIIYHYKIILNKTKKKLFRKLNTLEPSDQFAKLANFCQKNDKHDYAALCWQAVAKCEESMDHNCEQALAHQKAARQFFSEFKKTESSGLISPYNENLQAGLSEMRHAEDSWQGNSFENILKTSIRLETAETLVGLGKLDDAAFIGSSLIDVPHECHTLKLAILEQITSIQILSEDYEGALLTFTEIANTISCIDNDTIGIYNDILFRCEISRVFLLLILKPTRQKMPSDLASVLEKYMWINGNFDSPVPYISDIMFRLLRSLVKAYQLGETTCLGTIESDFTPHLTSEQRHLLAVLINTLT from the exons ATGGCTAGTTTCAATAATTCCgaagaaattatttatcattataagataatactaaataaaacaaaaaa aaaactatTTAGAAAGCTAAACACATTGGAGCCAAGTGACCAATTTG ccaAACTAGCAAATTTTTGCCAAAAGAATGACAAACATGATTATGCTGCTTTGTGTTGGCAAGCTGTGGCTAAATGTGAAGAGTCGATGGATCACAACTGTGAACAAGCTCTTGCTCATCAAAAAGCAGCCCGACAGtttttttcagaatttaaGAAGACTGAATCATCTGGTTTAATATCTccttataatgaaaatttacaa gCTGGGCTAAGTGAAATGAGACATGCCGAGGATAGTTGGCAGGGGAactcatttgaaaatattttgaaaacttcgATTCGTCTAGAAACTGCTGAAACTCTTGTAGGTTTAGGTAAATTGGATGATGCAGCTTTTATTGGAAGTAGTTTGATTGATGTGCCACATGAATGTCATACACTTAAATTGGCTATTCTTGAACAAATAACTTCCATTCAAATTCTTtctg aagatTATGAAGGTGCTTTGTTAACATTCACAGAAATCGCAAATACTATTTCTTGCATAGATAATGATACAAttggtatttataatgatattttattcag atGTGAAATATCACGAGTGTTCTTACTGCTTATACTGAAACCTACTCGTCAAAAAATGCCAAGTGATTTAGCTTCAGTGTTGGAGAAATACATGTGGATTAATGGAAACTTTGATTCTCCAG ttcCTTATATATCAGATATAATGTTCCGTCTTCTTCGTTCATTGGTAAAAGCATATCAGCTTGGTGAAACTACCTGTTTAGGTACAATTGAATCTGATTTCACTCCACATCTAACATCAGAACAAAGACATTTATTAGCAGTATTAATCAATACACTGACATAG